A region of the Massilia sp. erpn genome:
CGGTAGAAGGCCGTCAGCGTCGGCGGGAAGATGCTGCCGCACAGCAGAGACAGCGCCTGCATGCGCGCCTCTTCCGAGCTGACGCCGAACCAGTCCTCGCTCATGGCGCCGAACATCTTGATGTCCATGCTGGAGAACATGGTCGCCGCTTCGTCGTCCGACACGCCGCCGTGCAGGTGCGGATCGATGGGCGAGAAGATGGCCAGGTCGCCGGCGATGATCTCATCGGCCGCCAGCGCCAGGATGGTGCTGGACGATTCGCAGTAATACGGCACGATAAAGCTCAGGCGGTCGCAGAATTCGCGCAGCAGCAAGGCGATGCGGCGTGCCGCCACCACCGCGCCGCCGCGCGACTGGATCAGCACATCGAGTCGCGGCGAGTGGCCCATTTCGCGGCATTGTTCGTACAGCGCGGGCAGATGTTCCATGTCCAGGCGCGAAGCGGCAAACACCAGCACCCGGCTTTGGCGGCTTTGCTCCAGCTGGCGGATCAGGGCTTGGGCGGGAAATTCCTTCAAATGCGGCATGCGGCCTCCTGGCTGAGACGGTCGGCGACGGCGTCCAGCATCTTGAATTCGGGGATCAGCTGTTCCACATACAGGAACTGGCCGCTCGGATTGTTTTCGAGGAAGACGTATTCGCCCTCGGGCGTGACGATCAGATCGAGCGCGCTGTAGTTCAGGCCATAGCTTTGCACGAAGACCAGGCAGCGTTCCTTGATCTCGTCGGGCAATTCGGTCGCCTCATACAGGATTTCGGCCGACATATCGCGCGAATCCACGGCCGTGCGCGGATCGTCCTGCGAATGCAGCTTGGCGGCGAAGATGCGGCCGGCGATGATGGTCACGCGCAGCTCATACTGCTTGTGGATGTATTCCTGGAAGTGGCAAGCCACCTCGCTGACGGCGTCCAGGCTTTCCATCATCTCGTCGGTGACGATGGTGGTGGCCAGGCCGGTGGCGATGCGGTCCTCGTCGGCCACGGCTTCCGCGCCCAGCATGGGCGAGGACAGGCATTTGAATACCAGGTCGCCCTGCACGCTCTCCTTGAACGCCCTCACCCGCTCGGGCGAGTTGGTGACGATGGAGGCGGGCACGCGGAAGCCCATCGTCATCGCGCGCTGCAGCTGCTCGCCCTTCCACATGGCGCCGCGCAGGGCCACGGGATGACTCATCCAATAGCAGTCAAGGGGGTAGAGAAGGCCGAACAAGGCATGTTCGGTTTCCATTTTGGCGTAGGCGCGCTCCTGCACCGTCAAATCTTCGCTGGCGAAGGCGAAATCGGCGGGCTTGCGCGTCCACACAGCGCCCACCTCGGCCAGATCGATGCTGGCGCCGGTCGGCAGATGGCGGATTTCGCTGCTCATTTTATTCTGGGTGAACAGCTGGCAGATTTGATAGTCGCGGGGGAAAGCATCCAGATTGATGCGGAAGACAGCACAATCGCGGTCCGTAAGCAAGGGCACAACAAGATCAGCATGCAGATCAAAACTATTGGTGACGATCAAAACCTTTTTTGCCATGAATCTCTCTCGTGAAAGAAAGGGCCGGCCCCAGGCCAGCCCCTTGTACTTATTCGATCAGCACCACACGCCTTGGTCACCATCCCAAGGCCACTGCATTTCACGCTCGTAAGGGCCGGAGCAGCCGGCGCGGGCTACGCCATCGCGCTGCTTCCACTGGGCGGCAGGCGCCGCTTGCTTTTCCTTGTTTTCCGCCAGGCGGAAGGCGAACAGTTGCTGTGCTGGTTTTTTATCGCTGTGTTTCATGCTTCATCCTTAAAGTAGAACATGGAACAAGCCCCGCCCCGGCGGGGCTTGCGGTCAAAACTTAGGCGCAAATAATGCCGAAGTCAGGGCTGCCGGCGCGGGTGGAAGCGCGTTCGACGGGGAAGGAGCAGCCGGCGGTGGCAACGCCATCGCGGGCTTTCCATTGGGCTTGCGGTTTGGCCTGGGCTTTTTTCTCAGCCAGTTTGAAGGCAAACAGCTTATTTGCTTGCTTTTGCATCTTCGTCATCCTTTATCGGATTGATTAAGCGCAGGACAGCCCGTTGTCGCTGCCGAAGCGGCTGCTGGCACGCTCAGACGGGAAGGAGCAGCCGGCCGTGGCCACGCCATCGCGGGCTTTCCACTGGGCTTGCGGTTTGGCCTGGGCTTTTTTCTCGGCCAGTTTGAAAGCAAATACCTTGGTTTGAGTTTTCATAAAGCTCCTTTTAAGCGCAATACAGGCCGTTGTCGTTGCCGCCAAAACGGCTGCGGTCACGCTCGGAAGGGAAGGTGCAGCCGGCGGTGGCGACGCCATCGCGGACTTTCCATTGGGACTGGGCTTTGGACTGATCCTTTTTCTCGGCCAGCTTGAAGGCGAACGATTTCACTTCTTTCTTTTGCATCTTTTTCATCCTTTCCAGTGTTTAGCAATACATGCCATTGTCGGTATTCCAGGTTCCGGTATACCTTTCGGTATTCATACCGGTACAGCCCGCGGTGGCCAGACCATCGCGGTTTTTCCACTTGGCTTCAGGCTGGGTGGGTTTGGCCGGCTTCTCAGCCAATTTGAATGCGAACGAACGGAGGGGTTTCTGTGTGTCTTTCACGGCTCATTCCTTTAGGCAAGAGGTAAGCCGTCGCGGCTTAGCAATAAATACCGTTGTCCTTGCCACCCAGGCGGGGATAACGCTCGGCAGGGAAAGTGCAGCCGGCAACAGCCACGCCATCGCGCGAGGTCCATTGCGGCTTCGCTGGAACGGTTTTCTTGTCGGCCAGTTTAAAAGCGAACAGTTTGGGTTGAGCTTGACGGGTTTTCATCACGCACCTCCGGTTTAGCAAAGAATGCCGGTATCACGGCCAAAACGGCCTGTATTGCGCTCGGACGGCATGGTGCAACCGGCGCTGGCCACGCCATCGCGCGCTTTCCACTGCGCTTCCGGCTTGGTATGCAGCGCTTTCTTTTCGGCCAATTTGAAGGCAAACAGCTTATTGCTCTTTTGTTCTTTCATTCCTACTTCTCCCAAAAAAGATTTCAGAAACAAAGATTAAGGACAGCCATATATATGGCTGATTTACTCCATCCTTCCGGATTGAATAAAAAGAGGATCCCCTCCAGCATTCAAATACCGGATCAGAGCAAACGGATGAAAATAAATTGTGGGCGGGCAGCCCGCTTCAATGAAGCGGGCCAGCTAGCGGCGTATCAGCAGTAAATGCCGTTATCGCGGCCGCCTGAGCGGCCAGCACGCGCGTCGGGACCGGTGCAGCCAGCTTGAGCGACAGCTTCGCGGGCCTTCCATTGGGATTGAGCAGGCAGGGATTTCTTTTCGGCCAGTTTGAATGCAAACAGCTTAGTCTCTTTATTTTGATTTTTCATTTCCATCTTTCATAGAGGATTTTGAATTAACCCAGCGGCGCCACTTATGATGGCAAAATTAATCCTAGTCCAACATTACCTTTCGGTCAAGAAGAAAATATCCTCATTCGATAACTACATATCTCAGGCTTTTAAATTCTAATTTGAAAGCCATTTAATATCTTTATGCAAGTAAATAGAAAAACGGGAGCAGAAAAGAAGGAAAGCAGAACTGGCCTGCCCAGCTGGGTTCGAACCAGCGACCCTCAGCTTAGAAGGCTGATGCTCTATCCAACTGAGCTATGGGCAGTGTGGAGACGGCGCGAAAACGCCGGGGAGAAATGAAAAACGGGCTGTCACAGACAACCCGTTTCTTTTTTGAATCTTGGTCGGAGTACAAGGATTCGAACCTTGGACCCCCTGGTCCCAAACCAGGTGCGCTACCGGGCTGCGCTACACTCCGATAAACGCATTGTACTCCGTGCCGCTATGTGGCGTCAATGTAACGCGGCGAACTCAAGCTGCAAGCGAAACGCTGACCTTGTCGGCGATGCGGCGCGCCATGCTTTGCGCGTGTTCGGCATTGCGCGCCTCCACCATCACGCGGATCAGCGGCTCGGTGCCGGAGGCGCGGATCAGCACGCGGCCGCTGTCGCCCAGCTCGCGTTCGACCAACTCTTTTTCGGCCACCATGCCGGCATTTTTTTGCCAGTCGAAGCCGGCCGGCACGCGCACATTGATCAGGGTTTGCGGGAACAGCTCGACTTCGCCGGCGATCTGAGCCAAGGTCTTGTTGCTGCGTTTGAGGGCGCTCAGCACCTGCAGCGCCGAGATGATGCCGTCGCCCGTGGTGTGCTTGTCCAGCGCCAGCAGGTGGCCGCTGCCCTCCCCGCCCAGGATCCAGCCCTTTTCCTGCAGCACTTCCAGCACATAGCGGTCACCCACCTTGGCGCGCGCGAAGCCGATGCCTTTTTCCTTGAACGCCACTTCCAGCGCCATATTCGTCATCAGGGTGCCGACGGCGCCCGGCACGGGGCCGGTGGCCAGGCGGTCCATCACCATCACGTACAGCAGCTCGTCGCCGTTGTAGAGGCGGCCGTTGGCGTCGCACATGATGAGGCGGTCGGCGTCGCCGTCGAGCGCGATGCCGAGGTCGGCGTCATGCGCCAGCACGGCGGCGGCCATGGCTTTCGGCGCGGTGGCGCCGTGGCCGTCGTTGATATTGAAACCGTCCGGTTTATTGCCAATTGGCACCACTTCCGCGCCCAGTTCATGGAAGACGTGGGGCGCGATATCGTAGGCGGCGCCGTGGGCGCAATCGACCACGATCTTCAGGCCGCGCAGGTCCAGCTCATTGGGGAAGGTGCTCTTGCAGAATTCGATGTAGCGGCCCTTGGCATCATCCAGGCGCTTGGCGCGGCCCAGCTTTTCCGAATTGACGCAGCCCATGGGCTGGTCCAGCAGGGCTTCGATGTCCAGCTCGACCGCGTCCGGCAGCTTGGTGCCCTGGGCCGAGAAGAATTTGATGCCGTTGTCCTGGAAAGGATTGTGCGAGGCCGAGATCACCACGCCAGCCGACAGGCGCAGCGCGCGCGTCAGGTAGGCAATGGCCGGGGTCGGCATCGGGCCGGCCAGCATCACGTCCACGCCGGCGGCGGAGAAACCCGCCTCCAGCGCCGCTTCCAGCATATAACCGGAAATGCGCGTGTCCTTGCCGATCAGCACGGTGGGCCGCGCCATGCCGGCGGCAGCCGTCTTGGCCAGCACCTGGCCGGCTGCGTAGCCGAGGCGCATTACGAATTCAGGGGTGATCTGCGCGGCGCCGACCAAGCCGCGGATACCGTCGGTACCGAAATATTTGCGTGCCATATGAAATCTCTTCTTATATGTTGAACTGCAAGCCCTGTTCTTATTGGGCGGCTTGCCATACCTTTAAAGCATCCACCGTTTCCGCCACATCATGCACCCGCACGATCTGGGCGCCATGCGCCACTGCCGCCAGCGCTCCGCCGATACTGCCGGCCAGGCGCTGCTCGACCGGCTTGCCGGTCACGGCGCCAATCATCGACTTGCGCGAGACGCCGGCCAGCAACGGCAGGCCGAGTTCGGCTACCAGCTGCCGCCCGGCCTTCAGTAAAGCATAATTGTGTTCCACGGTTTTGCCAAAACCAAAACCGGGATCAATCCACAGCCGTTCTCGCTCAATGCCGGCCGCCGTCAGCGCCGCCACCCGCTCACGCAGGAAGGCCACCACATCGGCCACCACATCGCCATAAGCAGGATTGTGCTGCATCGTTGTTGGATTATCAAGCATATGCATGATACACAAAGCGCAGTCGCTGCCGCGCACGGCATCGATGGCGCCCGGCGCGCGGAAGGCATTGATGTCGTTGATCATGTCCACGCCCGCCAGGATGGCTTCGCGCATCACGGTCGGCTTGTAGGTATCGACCGAGACCGGCGTACCGCTGTCGCGCAAGGCATACAGCACCGGCAGCACGCGCCGCAACTCTTCCTCCAGCGGCAGCGCCGGGGCGCCGGGACGGCTCGATTCGCCGCCCACATCGAGGATATCGGCGCCCTCGCCCACCATGCGCTCGGCATGCGAGACGGCGTATTCCAGGCTGTGGTGCTGACCGCCATCGGAGAAGGAATCGGGCGTCACGTTGAGGATGCCCATGACAAGCGGGCGTTGCGGCAGATTGAAGCGGCCGAAATGGATCTGAGGCATGGATTGTGTAGGCTGAGAATGGAAAAAGGGCGAGGATTGCTCCTCACCCTTTCTAGCGGAGCGCTCTGGCCTTAAGCCGGCGCCGTCACATTGGGCGAAATGCCGGTATCGCCGCCGCCGGGCTGCTTGCGCAGCGTGACGCCCGCTTTCGGCGGACGCGGCTCATGGCCGGCCATGATGTCGTTGATCTGCTCGGCATCGATGGTTTCCCATTCCAGCAGGGCCTTGGTCATCATTTCAACCTTGTCGCGGTTCTCTTCGAGCAGCTTGCGCGCCAGCGCATATTGCGAGTCAAGGATGTTGCGGATTTCGGCGTCGACCTTTTGCTGGGTCGCTTCCGAGATGGTCTTGTTGGTGCCGCCCAGGAAGCCTTCGTTCTGGGTATCTTCATACACCATCACACCCAGCGCATCCGACATGCCGAAGCGCGTCACCATCGAGCGGGCCAGCTTGGTGGCGCGCGAGAAGTCGTTGGCGGCGCCGGTCGACATCTGGCCGACGAAGATTTCTTCAGCGATACGGCCGCCGAACAGGATGGAAATCTCTTCCAGCATCTTGTCCTTGTAGCCGGACAGATTGTCGTGCTCAGGCAGCTGCCAGGTCAGGCCCAGGGCCCAGCCGCGCGGCATGATGGTGACCTTGTGCACCGGATCGGCCTTCGGCAGCAGCTTGGCGACAACGGCGTGGCCGGACTCGTGGTAAGCCGTGTTGCGGCGCTCTTCCTCGCGGATGATCATGGACTTGCGTTCCGGGCCCATGAAGATCTTGTCCTTGGCGTCCTCGAAGTCCTGCATATCGACCAGGCGCTTGCTGCGGCGCGCGGC
Encoded here:
- a CDS encoding RimK family alpha-L-glutamate ligase, whose translation is MAKKVLIVTNSFDLHADLVVPLLTDRDCAVFRINLDAFPRDYQICQLFTQNKMSSEIRHLPTGASIDLAEVGAVWTRKPADFAFASEDLTVQERAYAKMETEHALFGLLYPLDCYWMSHPVALRGAMWKGEQLQRAMTMGFRVPASIVTNSPERVRAFKESVQGDLVFKCLSSPMLGAEAVADEDRIATGLATTIVTDEMMESLDAVSEVACHFQEYIHKQYELRVTIIAGRIFAAKLHSQDDPRTAVDSRDMSAEILYEATELPDEIKERCLVFVQSYGLNYSALDLIVTPEGEYVFLENNPSGQFLYVEQLIPEFKMLDAVADRLSQEAACRI
- the glmM gene encoding phosphoglucosamine mutase; translation: MARKYFGTDGIRGLVGAAQITPEFVMRLGYAAGQVLAKTAAAGMARPTVLIGKDTRISGYMLEAALEAGFSAAGVDVMLAGPMPTPAIAYLTRALRLSAGVVISASHNPFQDNGIKFFSAQGTKLPDAVELDIEALLDQPMGCVNSEKLGRAKRLDDAKGRYIEFCKSTFPNELDLRGLKIVVDCAHGAAYDIAPHVFHELGAEVVPIGNKPDGFNINDGHGATAPKAMAAAVLAHDADLGIALDGDADRLIMCDANGRLYNGDELLYVMVMDRLATGPVPGAVGTLMTNMALEVAFKEKGIGFARAKVGDRYVLEVLQEKGWILGGEGSGHLLALDKHTTGDGIISALQVLSALKRSNKTLAQIAGEVELFPQTLINVRVPAGFDWQKNAGMVAEKELVERELGDSGRVLIRASGTEPLIRVMVEARNAEHAQSMARRIADKVSVSLAA
- the folP gene encoding dihydropteroate synthase, translating into MPQIHFGRFNLPQRPLVMGILNVTPDSFSDGGQHHSLEYAVSHAERMVGEGADILDVGGESSRPGAPALPLEEELRRVLPVLYALRDSGTPVSVDTYKPTVMREAILAGVDMINDINAFRAPGAIDAVRGSDCALCIMHMLDNPTTMQHNPAYGDVVADVVAFLRERVAALTAAGIERERLWIDPGFGFGKTVEHNYALLKAGRQLVAELGLPLLAGVSRKSMIGAVTGKPVEQRLAGSIGGALAAVAHGAQIVRVHDVAETVDALKVWQAAQ